Genomic segment of Candidatus Methylomirabilota bacterium:
CCCGGATCTTGGCGGCCCCGTCAGCCCGCCCCAGGGCGAGGCTGGCGAGGATGATTGCCGTGGAACCGATCACCCGCAGTCGTGGTCGCATGATCGGGCCTCCTCAGAACGGATGCGCGGGATGCGCGCCCAGAATGAACGTGGCCTGGAAGAGGATCTCGTTCAGGCTCTTGAGCGCGGCTTCGACGCCGGAGCGCTCCGTGTGCTTGAATCCGAGCCGGAATCGGAGGAACTCCGAGGGCATGAAGCTCAGGTACGGGCCGATCGCCCACTCGTGCCCGGATTCGTCGGGAAGCTCCGTCCAGTCGTACCGCGCGCCGAGCACCCACCGCCTCCAGGGCTGCCCCTCGGCCCAGAGATAGTACCCGTAGCTCTCCCGGGTCCGGAACTCGGCGCTGACCTCGGGGCCGGTGGGTGGGCTCTCCTCCGTGCCTTCCTTGACCTTGCGGCGGCCGTAGAGGACCTCGCCGCCCAGCGTCAGGAGGGGATGAAGCCAGCCTTCCGGCCTGTACTTGTACTTGGCGTCGAGGCCGGCGTAGTTCGCGCGCTGCCCGGCGGCCGTCACGCCGGTCGCGCCGGACATGCCGAGCTGGAGCGCGCTGGTGTCGGTCAGCTCGAAGAACGTGCGCAACCGGCCCGTCACCAGGGGATTGCGGAGGCTGCCGCGGCCGAACGCGTCTTCGTTGTCCCCGTCGAAGAGCCCCACGATGGCCTGGAGGTAGACCGGCAGGGGCGGGACCCACGTCAGCTCGGCGCCCTTCTCGACGAGGCCCTCGTCGCCGAAGAACCGGACCAGCACGTTCGGGTTGTCGATGAACGGCCGATCGTGCTGGTGGAGCTCGTTGAGCAGCCCGAAGCGGGTCCGCATCTGCCCCAGCTTCAGCTGCGTTCCGAAGGGCAGCGTCATGAGGGTGAGGTTCGCCTCGGCGAGGCTCACGTTGCTCGAGCGCTGTCCGTCCTCGAACTCCTCGCCGACCTCCATCCGTACTTCGGCCCGGGCATAGGGGTCGACCTGGCCGAAGAGCGACAGCTCGACCTCGCGGGGGAAGAACCGGTTCTCCTGGCCCGCCAGCGATCCGGCATGGGCCGTCTCGACCCGGTTCGAGGCGAGGCTCCCGGCGAAGTCGCCGGCGACGCCGATGTCGAACAGGAGCTGCCCGGCCCCCCGGCGCTCGTAGAGCGCGAAGGGCTCGCGGGGGCGCGCCAGCTCCAGGAGCGACGGCGGTCCGCTCGGTGGGGCCTGAGCCGTGACCGGAGGCGCCGCCGGGGGGACGGCGGCCGGTGGCGGTTGCGCTTCCAGCCGCTGTAGCCGCTCGGTCAGGGAGTCGATCGCCTGCCGGTACTGCTGCTGCATCGCGTCGAACTGCCTTCGGAGCTGCTCCAGCTCTCGGCGCAGGGCCTCGGCGTCCTGCGCCGGGGCCGGCGAGGGCGCCAGCGCCACTCCCGCCAGCAGGCAGAGAGCGACGAACGTCCGCATGGTGGTGCCTCCCTCTTCATGGAGCGGTTCACGGCCGGCCCCGAAGGGGCCGACGTCGGCCAGCGGGGTTGAAGACCGGGAGACGTCAGGCTGCGGGGGGAGGCGCCCGAGGGTCGAAGGACGGCCGGGGAGTCGCGGGAACCGACCGTCCGGGAGATGGAAGGGCGGGATCGCCGGCCAGGAGCGGATGCGGGGGCTCGACCACGTCGGGCAGAAGCGCGTTCCCGGGACCGAGATCGAGTTTGGCCAGCGGGCAGTCCTCGTCGTAGAGCGCGGGCGTGCCCTCGGCGTGGACGTGGATCTCCGGAAGAGTGACGAGGACGAGGGCCACGCCGAGCGCGACGGCCCAGAGCCGGGCGGTGAACCGAAGGACGGTACCGGGCTCGCGATCGATCATTCGCGATCGCACTCCTGCGGCTCGATGCAAATCGTTGTGCAATTCATTTTCAGCATTGGACAGCAAACCGCCGCCTCTGTCAAGGGGCCACGGCTACCGCATGTTGCTCGTGTGGCCCAGGGAGTAGCGCCCGGGTTGCGGCCAGACCGTGAGGCCGTGGGGCGACCCGGCGCTCGCCGCGCTGCGACGGCTCGGAGGTGTAAACCGGCGGCGGGGGCGCGACTCACCGCTGACGGGCGGCTCTGCTCAGGGCGCCGGGATGGGCTCCGCGACGGCCTCCAGCCGCTCGAGGTGAGGGATTCCTTCGCAGGACGACAACACCTGACCGGAGGCCGTGGCGACGAGCGGGGAGGAGGTGAACGCGCGGCGCTCGCCCGGGCGGAGCCAGGGGATCCGCGCCGACGCCATCGCCACCGGGGACCCCGTCGCGTCCAAGCCTCGCCACGCCAGCCGCACCGTCACGGTCTCGCTGAGACTGGGATTCTGCACCACGCCGGCCACATGACACTTTCGGGGCGTCGACCCATTGGCGCTGGCCACGAGTCGCTCCGATTCCACCACGGCCGGGCGCCCCGCGCTGCCGTGAGTCGCGACTACGAGCGCGGGAGCCAGGACAAGAAGCCCGCTCATGAGGGCGAACCCGACCCTGGTCATCTCGGTCCGGCCAGGGGCTCCGCTCGCGCCTGACACCGATCATGACTCGGCCGGCGCGAAGCGGAGCAGGCGGGCGCTGTTCACGACCACGACGAACGTGCCGAGGTTCTGCACCACCGCGCCCTCGACGGGGCTGATCAGGCCCAGGCCGGCCACCGTCATGATGGCCAGGCTGCTGCCGATCGCGAAGAGCACGTTCTGGTTGACCACCGCCCGTGTGCGCTGCGCGAGGCGCATCATCTGGGGGAGGCGCCCGAGATCCGTGCCCATCAGCGCCACGTCCGCGCTCTTCACGGCAACGTCCGACCCCATCGCGCCCATCGCGACGCCGACGTCCGCGCCGTCGAGGGCGAGCGCGTCGTTCACGCCGTCGCCCACGACCATGACGCGGCGCCCGCTCGCCTTCTCGTGCTTCACGACCGCGAGCTTCGCTTCCGGCAGGCAGCCGGCCAGAAACTCGTCCACGCCGAGCTCCCGGGCGATGGGCTCCGCGACGTCGGCGCGATCGCCCGTCATCAACAGAGTGCGCGACACGCCGAGCTCGCGGACGGCCTCGATCGCCTCGCGGCTGCCGGGCCGCGGGCGGTCGGCGAAGAGCAGCAGCCCGAGCACCTCCCGGTCGCGCGCGATCCACACGACGGGACCCGCGTGCGGCGGAAACACCTCCGGGGGCTCGAGGCCGGACTCCCGGAGCCAGGCGGCGGACCCGAGGCGCACCACCGTGCCGTTTCGCCGCGCGGCGACCCCCCGCCCCGGCGCTTCCTCGATCGCGTCGGCTTCGACGGCCGCCACGCCGCCGACCGCCGCCAGGATGGCCTTGGACACGGGATGGCGGGACCCCGCCGCGCAGACCGCGGCCTCGTGGAGCACCTCGTCGGGGGTCTCTCCGCCGAGCGACCGCACGGCCACTACCTCGAGCCGGCCCACCGTGACGGTCCCCGTCTTGTCCAGGATCAGCGTGTCGATCTCCCCGAGCGCCTCCAGGAACCGGGTGCTCTTGATGAGGATCCCGAAACGGGACGCGACGGCCAGGGCGGCGGTCATGGCCGACGGGCTGGCGAGGACGAGGGCGCAGGGGCAGCTCACCACCAGGATGGCGATCGCCCGGGTGAGGTCCTGCGTGAAGGCCAGCACCGCGCCCGCCGCCAGGAGAACCGCCGGCAGGTAGTACTCCGTGTACTGCTCGATCAGCCGCACGATCGGCGCCTTTGACCGCTCGGCAGCGCGCAGCAGGTCGACAATCCGGCCCAGCGCGGTCGCT
This window contains:
- a CDS encoding cation-translocating P-type ATPase, whose translation is MDGTGRVVMALGVTPRPLSGRLQDTIESALTSEERRRIARRLGGALAAGILLAAGLAHRRLFPGQEEIAALLLAVGAALAIVPVWRAGIRGFLARDPDSTVDQLVSVALLAAFATGDFETAILIPLVMEIGHFFEERSILGARAAIEGLKTLRPGTAARLGPRGEEEVAVDRLHPGDHIVVRPGEAFPGDGRVVRGTSAVDQSTMTGESVAEEVSGGSRVFAGTLNLSGVLEVEVTDLAEATALGRIVDLLRAAERSKAPIVRLIEQYTEYYLPAVLLAAGAVLAFTQDLTRAIAILVVSCPCALVLASPSAMTAALAVASRFGILIKSTRFLEALGEIDTLILDKTGTVTVGRLEVVAVRSLGGETPDEVLHEAAVCAAGSRHPVSKAILAAVGGVAAVEADAIEEAPGRGVAARRNGTVVRLGSAAWLRESGLEPPEVFPPHAGPVVWIARDREVLGLLLFADRPRPGSREAIEAVRELGVSRTLLMTGDRADVAEPIARELGVDEFLAGCLPEAKLAVVKHEKASGRRVMVVGDGVNDALALDGADVGVAMGAMGSDVAVKSADVALMGTDLGRLPQMMRLAQRTRAVVNQNVLFAIGSSLAIMTVAGLGLISPVEGAVVQNLGTFVVVVNSARLLRFAPAES